A single window of Pseudoduganella plicata DNA harbors:
- a CDS encoding sensor histidine kinase, which translates to MSAEADQGWSTAPEEEGDIQHSLFGEILDWMLAPLLLLWPMSIAITYLVAKSIANQPFDHALEDSVTVLAQQVREVNGKLVQRLPGSARDILRADDVDSIYFQIMGPQGSYIDGDRDLPRPEPEPDDDTTPAGTVRFRSDNLHGTPIRVAYAYVNLEEDNARPARLALVQVAETLEKRAKLANEIIKGVILPQFIILPVVLALVWFALSRGLLPLAELQERIRARRSDDLSPIAPNQVPEEITPLVRSLNEMLARLSQSIDVQKRFIADAAHQMKTPLAGMRMQSELALRQTDHNEIHRSLEQLAKSSEAATRLVNQLLALARAENRPQAGTPQAPLDLAEVARNVVREWVPASFSHRIDLGFEGPDQQVDIAGDAVMLRELLSNLIDNALRYTPVDGSVTVRVRAAADAAILEVEDTGPGIPPAERVHVFERFYRILGSNAEGSGLGLAIVREIAQQHGAEIDIFSNPRATQPKYPGSLFRLTFPPHVPPADEETPHFG; encoded by the coding sequence GTGAGCGCCGAGGCGGACCAGGGCTGGAGCACGGCGCCGGAAGAGGAAGGCGACATCCAGCATTCGCTGTTCGGCGAAATCCTCGACTGGATGCTGGCGCCGCTGCTGCTGCTGTGGCCGATGAGCATCGCCATTACGTACCTCGTCGCCAAATCGATTGCCAACCAGCCGTTCGACCATGCGCTGGAGGATTCCGTGACCGTGCTGGCGCAGCAGGTGCGCGAAGTGAACGGCAAGCTGGTGCAGCGCCTGCCCGGTTCCGCGCGCGACATCCTGCGGGCCGATGACGTCGACAGCATCTATTTCCAGATCATGGGGCCGCAGGGCAGTTATATCGACGGCGACCGCGACCTGCCGCGTCCGGAACCGGAGCCGGACGACGACACCACACCCGCCGGTACCGTGCGCTTTCGCAGCGATAACCTGCACGGCACGCCCATCCGCGTGGCGTATGCCTACGTTAACCTGGAAGAAGACAACGCACGCCCGGCGCGCCTGGCGCTGGTGCAGGTGGCCGAAACGCTGGAAAAGCGCGCCAAGCTGGCCAACGAGATCATCAAGGGGGTGATCCTGCCGCAGTTCATCATCCTGCCCGTCGTGCTGGCCCTGGTCTGGTTCGCCCTGTCACGGGGATTGCTGCCGCTGGCCGAACTGCAGGAGCGCATCCGCGCGCGCCGGTCCGACGACCTCTCCCCCATCGCGCCCAACCAGGTGCCGGAGGAAATCACGCCGCTGGTGCGTTCGCTCAACGAGATGCTGGCACGGCTGTCGCAATCGATCGACGTGCAGAAGCGCTTCATCGCCGACGCGGCGCATCAGATGAAGACCCCGCTGGCCGGCATGCGCATGCAGTCGGAGCTGGCGCTGCGCCAGACCGACCACAATGAAATCCACCGCTCGCTGGAGCAGCTGGCGAAAAGTTCGGAAGCGGCCACGCGTCTGGTGAACCAGCTGCTGGCGCTGGCGCGGGCGGAAAACCGGCCGCAGGCCGGCACGCCGCAGGCGCCGCTCGATCTGGCCGAAGTGGCACGCAACGTCGTGCGCGAATGGGTGCCGGCGTCGTTCAGCCACCGCATCGACCTGGGTTTCGAAGGGCCGGACCAACAGGTCGACATCGCGGGCGATGCCGTCATGCTGCGCGAACTGCTGTCCAACCTGATCGACAACGCGCTGCGCTACACGCCTGTGGATGGCAGCGTCACCGTGCGCGTGCGCGCCGCCGCCGATGCCGCGATCCTGGAAGTGGAGGACACCGGTCCCGGCATCCCGCCCGCCGAACGGGTGCACGTGTTCGAACGTTTCTATCGCATCCTGGGCAGCAATGCCGAAGGCAGCGGCCTGGGTCTGGCCATTGTGCGCGAGATCGCGCAGCAGCACGGCGCCGAAATCGACATCTTCAGCAACCCGCGCGCCACGCAGCCGAAATATCCCGGCAGCCTGTTTCGCCTGACCTTCCCACCGCACGTGCCGCCCGCCGACGAGGAGACCCCGCACTTTGGATGA
- a CDS encoding DUF4212 domain-containing protein, with amino-acid sequence MDDRTHWDKTRRLTAILLLAWLLTGFGAVFFARELTGLTILGWPLSFYLAAQGASLLYLALIGIYAWRMRRLDRQLRERA; translated from the coding sequence TTGGATGACCGCACCCATTGGGATAAAACACGGCGCCTGACAGCCATCCTGCTGCTGGCCTGGCTGCTGACGGGCTTTGGCGCCGTCTTCTTTGCGCGCGAGCTGACAGGATTGACCATCTTGGGCTGGCCGCTGTCGTTCTATCTCGCCGCCCAGGGCGCATCGCTGCTCTACCTTGCCCTGATCGGCATATACGCATGGCGCATGCGCCGGCTCGATCGCCAGTTGCGGGAGCGCGCGTGA
- a CDS encoding sodium:solute symporter family protein, translating into MTKPAQRTFFQRLTRYYAFFTLGFAAFLVSLAVLEKEGMPRVWIGYMFMFATIVLYASIGLVSRTSNVSEYYVAGRRVPALYNGMATAADWISAASFISLAGSLYLHGFDGLAYVMGWTGGYCLVALLIAPYLRKFGQYTIPDFLAARYGGAQGGRAVRLFAVTATIVVSFTYVVAQIYAVGLIASRFTGVDFSVGIFLGLASILVCSFLGGMRAITWTQVAQYIIILAAFLIPAMWLSAKHSDNPIPQVAYGKLLPQLSAREAALMNDDKEAQVRAIFCTRADDYQRRLDGLPYSWETGRASLQHYLDNVRLRNASLLEIRNAERALIAYPKNADDAVAIWTALRDENVARSRRITPHAAPFPGATAEESDIKRNNFLALALCMMLGTAALPHILMRSYTTPSVDQARVSVFWTLFFILLIYLTIPALAVLVKYDVYTALVGSDFAHLPTWVSYWANVDRANPLISIADVNGDGIVQLAEIAIDGDVLVLATPEIAGLPYVISGLVAAGGLAAALSTADGLLLAISNALSHDVYYKIVDPKASTQKRVTISKLILLGVAFVAAYSASTKPGDILSLVGAAFSLAASTLFPALVVGVFWRRANGYGALAGMATGFLVCQFYMLHTNPVLGGSAADQWFHIAPISAAVFGVPAGLLALIVVSLLTPPPDARSVALVDYVRRPE; encoded by the coding sequence GTGACGAAGCCGGCGCAACGAACCTTCTTCCAGCGCCTGACGCGCTATTACGCCTTCTTCACGCTGGGCTTCGCCGCCTTCCTCGTCTCGCTTGCCGTGCTGGAAAAGGAAGGCATGCCGCGCGTGTGGATCGGCTACATGTTCATGTTCGCCACCATCGTGCTGTACGCGTCGATCGGGCTGGTGAGCCGCACGTCGAACGTTTCCGAATACTACGTGGCGGGCCGGCGGGTGCCGGCGCTGTACAACGGCATGGCGACGGCGGCCGACTGGATCTCGGCGGCGAGCTTCATCAGCCTGGCCGGCAGCCTGTACCTGCACGGCTTCGACGGCCTGGCCTACGTGATGGGCTGGACGGGCGGCTACTGCCTCGTGGCGCTGCTGATCGCACCCTACCTGCGCAAGTTCGGCCAGTACACGATCCCCGACTTCCTGGCCGCGCGCTATGGCGGCGCGCAGGGCGGCCGGGCCGTGCGCCTGTTCGCCGTCACGGCCACCATCGTGGTCTCGTTTACGTATGTGGTGGCGCAGATCTATGCCGTCGGCCTGATCGCTTCGCGCTTCACGGGCGTCGATTTCTCCGTCGGCATTTTCCTCGGCCTGGCCAGCATCCTGGTCTGCTCGTTCCTGGGCGGCATGCGCGCGATCACGTGGACGCAGGTGGCGCAGTACATCATCATCCTGGCCGCATTCCTGATTCCGGCGATGTGGCTGTCGGCCAAGCACAGCGACAACCCGATTCCGCAGGTCGCCTACGGCAAGCTGCTGCCCCAGCTGAGCGCACGCGAAGCGGCGCTGATGAACGACGACAAGGAGGCGCAGGTGCGCGCCATCTTCTGCACGCGTGCTGACGACTACCAGCGGCGCCTGGACGGCCTGCCGTATTCATGGGAGACGGGACGGGCCTCGCTGCAGCATTACCTGGACAACGTACGGCTGCGCAACGCCTCGCTGCTGGAGATCCGCAACGCCGAACGGGCGCTGATCGCGTATCCGAAAAACGCCGACGACGCCGTCGCCATCTGGACCGCGCTGCGCGACGAGAACGTCGCCCGCTCGCGCCGCATCACGCCGCACGCGGCGCCCTTCCCCGGTGCCACCGCCGAGGAGTCCGACATCAAGCGCAACAACTTTCTTGCGCTGGCATTGTGCATGATGCTGGGCACGGCCGCGCTGCCGCATATCCTGATGCGCTCCTACACCACGCCGTCGGTGGACCAGGCCCGCGTCTCCGTGTTCTGGACGCTGTTCTTCATCCTGCTGATCTACCTGACGATTCCTGCGCTGGCCGTGCTGGTGAAATACGACGTCTACACGGCCCTGGTCGGCAGCGACTTCGCCCACCTGCCCACGTGGGTCTCGTACTGGGCCAACGTGGACCGGGCCAATCCCCTCATCAGCATTGCCGACGTCAATGGCGACGGCATCGTGCAGCTGGCCGAAATCGCCATCGACGGCGACGTGCTCGTGCTGGCCACGCCGGAGATCGCCGGCCTGCCGTACGTGATCTCGGGCCTGGTCGCGGCCGGCGGCCTGGCGGCGGCACTGTCCACGGCGGACGGCCTGCTGCTGGCGATCTCCAACGCGCTGTCGCACGACGTGTACTACAAGATCGTCGATCCGAAAGCATCGACGCAAAAGCGCGTGACGATCTCGAAACTGATCCTGCTGGGCGTGGCCTTCGTGGCGGCGTATTCGGCATCGACAAAGCCCGGCGACATCCTGTCGCTGGTGGGCGCCGCCTTTTCGCTGGCCGCATCGACACTGTTCCCGGCCCTCGTCGTGGGCGTGTTCTGGCGCCGCGCCAATGGCTATGGCGCATTGGCCGGCATGGCGACGGGCTTCCTGGTCTGCCAGTTCTACATGCTGCACACCAATCCCGTCCTGGGCGGCAGCGCGGCCGACCAGTGGTTCCATATCGCGCCGATCTCCGCCGCCGTATTCGGCGTGCCGGCCGGGCTGCTGGCACTGATCGTCGTCAGCCTGCTGACGCCACCGCCGGACGCGCGCAGCGTGGCGCTGGTCGACTACGTGCGGCGGCCGGAGTAG
- the trbK gene encoding entry exclusion lipoprotein TrbK has translation MKTSPTLLLAVIAFALAGCNSKVDPQLQADQMTLSDATCAEAEVAKIADEAVRTAFATRCARRTTVAPGG, from the coding sequence ATGAAAACCAGTCCAACACTCCTTCTTGCCGTCATCGCTTTCGCCCTGGCCGGGTGTAACAGCAAGGTCGATCCGCAACTGCAGGCCGACCAGATGACGCTCAGCGACGCCACCTGCGCGGAGGCGGAAGTGGCGAAGATCGCCGACGAAGCGGTGCGCACGGCCTTTGCCACCCGCTGCGCGCGGCGCACGACGGTCGCGCCGGGCGGTTGA
- a CDS encoding alpha/beta hydrolase family protein: MRLASLLRAGLLCAIVSVPARATPPAPVDAFFANPSFTGGLLSPSGRYLAAKIVGKTGRDSLGVIDLNDRSARMVAAFDDADIGHVQWVNEDRLLFDSTDRQIASGAARFAPGLYTARRDGSQFRQLADRRGRFVRNGYDKVLLPWHTYMMDQAGKQESDEVYVRNVSFRAGRPQSVDLLRLNVVTGRTATVALPVDAIDWMLDNDGEPRLAKSLDKDMLSIWLRDRDTGKWRVLASFKAYVPDARAFTPLRFGPDGTLYAKANQNSDHAAVHTVDLATGALSAQPILRVDGFDFTGSFVVDATRLLGIRYLGDAEGTAWFDPEMKAIQADIDAQLPGTVNLIGVPRRPATPNLLVTAFSDMQPRVYFIYNTATRKLSVAGFAHEKLDASAMGHQYFVKYKARDGLEIPAMLTLPPGVPVTRAGEPPANLPLVVLVHGGPYVRGTRWEWDPETQFLASRGYAVLEPEFRGSTGFGRRHFTAGLKQWGLAMQDDIADGTRWAIAQGVADPQRICIAGASYGGYATLMGLVRDPDLYRCGINWVGVTDINLMYTGHWLYASDVPEEFKRYGMPELIGDPVKDADQLKATSPLQQAARIRQPLLLAYGTADERVPMIHGTKFRDAVRAVNKAVEWIEYEDEGHGWSLPRNRIDFWTRVERFLDRNIGAGRAGNAGVHAAAKQE, translated from the coding sequence ATGCGTCTCGCTTCCCTCCTGCGCGCCGGCCTGCTGTGCGCCATCGTCTCCGTGCCTGCCCGTGCGACACCACCTGCGCCGGTCGATGCCTTTTTCGCCAACCCATCGTTCACGGGCGGCCTGCTGTCGCCCAGCGGGCGTTACCTGGCTGCGAAAATCGTCGGCAAGACGGGCCGCGACTCGTTGGGCGTGATTGACCTGAACGACCGTTCGGCACGCATGGTCGCGGCGTTCGACGACGCGGACATCGGCCACGTCCAATGGGTCAACGAGGACCGCCTGCTGTTCGATTCGACCGACCGGCAGATCGCCTCGGGTGCCGCGCGCTTCGCGCCGGGCCTATACACGGCCCGGCGTGACGGCTCGCAGTTCCGCCAGCTGGCCGATCGGCGCGGGCGCTTTGTGCGCAACGGCTACGACAAGGTGCTGCTGCCGTGGCACACCTATATGATGGACCAGGCAGGCAAGCAGGAGTCGGACGAAGTCTATGTGCGCAACGTCAGTTTCAGAGCGGGACGTCCCCAGTCCGTCGACCTGCTGCGCCTGAACGTGGTCACCGGCCGCACCGCCACCGTCGCGCTGCCGGTCGACGCGATCGACTGGATGCTGGACAACGACGGTGAACCGCGCCTGGCGAAGTCCCTCGACAAGGACATGCTGTCGATCTGGCTGCGCGACCGCGACACGGGAAAATGGCGCGTGCTGGCCTCCTTCAAGGCATACGTCCCCGACGCGCGCGCCTTCACGCCGCTGCGCTTCGGCCCGGACGGCACGCTGTATGCCAAGGCGAACCAGAACAGCGACCACGCGGCGGTCCATACGGTAGACCTGGCGACGGGCGCCCTCAGCGCCCAGCCGATCCTGCGCGTGGACGGCTTCGACTTCACGGGAAGCTTCGTCGTCGACGCCACGCGGTTGCTGGGCATCCGCTACCTGGGCGACGCCGAAGGCACCGCATGGTTCGACCCGGAGATGAAGGCGATCCAGGCCGATATCGATGCGCAGCTGCCCGGCACCGTCAACCTGATCGGCGTGCCGCGTCGCCCCGCGACGCCCAACCTGCTGGTGACGGCGTTTTCCGACATGCAGCCCAGGGTGTACTTCATCTATAACACCGCCACCCGAAAACTTTCCGTGGCCGGTTTCGCGCACGAAAAGCTCGATGCCAGCGCGATGGGGCACCAATACTTCGTCAAGTACAAGGCCCGCGACGGCCTGGAGATTCCCGCCATGCTGACGCTGCCGCCCGGTGTGCCTGTCACCCGTGCAGGCGAGCCGCCCGCCAACCTGCCGCTGGTGGTGCTGGTGCACGGCGGCCCGTACGTACGGGGCACGCGTTGGGAATGGGACCCGGAAACGCAGTTCCTCGCCTCGCGCGGCTATGCGGTGCTGGAGCCCGAATTCCGCGGCAGTACCGGCTTTGGCCGGCGCCATTTCACGGCAGGCCTGAAGCAGTGGGGCCTGGCCATGCAGGACGATATCGCCGACGGCACGCGCTGGGCAATCGCGCAGGGGGTTGCCGACCCGCAGCGCATCTGCATCGCCGGCGCCAGCTACGGCGGCTATGCCACGCTGATGGGGCTCGTGCGCGACCCGGACCTGTACCGGTGCGGCATCAATTGGGTGGGTGTTACCGATATCAACCTCATGTACACCGGCCACTGGCTCTACGCATCCGATGTGCCGGAAGAATTCAAGCGCTATGGCATGCCCGAGCTGATCGGCGATCCCGTCAAGGATGCCGACCAGCTGAAGGCGACGTCGCCGCTGCAGCAGGCCGCACGTATCCGCCAGCCGCTGCTGCTGGCCTACGGCACCGCCGACGAGCGCGTGCCGATGATCCACGGGACCAAGTTCCGCGATGCCGTCCGCGCCGTCAACAAGGCCGTCGAATGGATCGAGTACGAGGACGAAGGGCACGGCTGGTCGCTGCCGCGCAACCGCATCGACTTCTGGACGCGCGTCGAACGCTTCCTCGACCGGAACATCGGCGCGGGGCGGGCGGGCAACGCAGGCGTTCACGCGGCGGCAAAACAGGAGTAA
- a CDS encoding 6-phosphofructokinase yields the protein MGSGRILVAQGGGPTAVINQSLVGVTLEARRFREVTRVYGALHGVRGIVDEEFVDLTQETSHNLELVASTPSSALGSTRDKPDEKYCAEIFSVLRAHEIGHFFYIGGNDSSDTVRIVSEQARAAGYPLRAIHIPKTIDNDLVGSDHTPGFPSAARFVAQAFAGANLDNAALPGVYVGVVMGRHAGFLTAAAALGKKFPDDGPHLIYVPERVFDLDRFLADVKAMYERHGRCVIAVSEGIHDASGAPIATLLAKEVEKDAHGNVQLSGTGALADLLCDAIRDKLGIKRVRGDTFGYLQRSFIGCVSDVDQREAREVGEKAVQYALWGDRDGSVAIRRTGFYSADYALLPLADVAGKTRTMEDEFIAAGGTDVTDAFRMYLRPLLGSGMPDAFRLRCAPVAKILKR from the coding sequence ATGGGCTCAGGCAGGATTCTGGTGGCACAGGGAGGCGGTCCAACCGCCGTCATCAACCAGTCGCTGGTCGGTGTCACGCTGGAGGCGCGGCGCTTCCGCGAAGTCACCCGCGTCTACGGCGCGCTGCACGGCGTGCGCGGCATCGTCGACGAGGAGTTCGTCGACCTCACGCAGGAGACCAGCCATAACCTCGAGCTGGTGGCGTCGACGCCGTCGTCCGCGCTGGGCTCCACCCGCGACAAGCCGGACGAAAAATACTGCGCCGAGATCTTCAGCGTGCTGCGCGCGCACGAGATCGGACATTTTTTCTACATCGGCGGCAACGACTCGTCCGACACGGTGCGCATCGTCAGCGAGCAGGCCCGCGCGGCCGGCTATCCGCTGCGCGCCATCCACATCCCGAAGACGATCGACAATGACCTGGTCGGCAGCGACCACACGCCCGGCTTCCCGTCCGCGGCCCGCTTCGTCGCCCAGGCATTCGCGGGGGCGAACCTCGACAACGCGGCGCTGCCCGGCGTGTATGTCGGTGTCGTCATGGGCCGCCACGCGGGGTTCCTCACGGCGGCCGCGGCGCTGGGCAAGAAGTTCCCCGACGACGGACCGCACCTGATCTACGTGCCAGAACGGGTGTTCGACCTGGATCGCTTCCTGGCCGACGTGAAGGCGATGTACGAACGCCACGGCCGCTGCGTCATCGCCGTCTCCGAAGGCATTCACGACGCCAGCGGCGCGCCCATTGCGACGTTGCTGGCAAAGGAAGTGGAGAAAGACGCGCACGGCAACGTGCAGTTGTCCGGCACGGGCGCGCTGGCCGACCTGCTGTGCGACGCGATCCGGGACAAACTGGGCATCAAGCGGGTGCGCGGCGACACGTTCGGTTACCTGCAGCGCTCGTTCATCGGCTGCGTGTCGGACGTGGACCAGCGCGAGGCGCGCGAGGTGGGAGAAAAGGCCGTGCAGTACGCGCTGTGGGGCGATCGCGACGGCTCCGTTGCCATCCGCCGCACGGGCTTCTATTCGGCCGACTACGCGCTGCTGCCGCTGGCGGACGTCGCCGGCAAGACGCGCACGATGGAAGACGAATTCATCGCCGCCGGCGGCACCGATGTCACGGACGCGTTCAGGATGTACCTGCGCCCGCTGCTGGGGTCGGGCATGCCGGATGCGTTCCGGCTGCGCTGCGCGCCGGTGGCGAAGATCCTGAAACGGTGA
- the purM gene encoding phosphoribosylformylglycinamidine cyclo-ligase, whose amino-acid sequence MSQPSNVSLSYRDAGVDIDAGDALVEAIKPFAKRTLREGVMGGIGGFGALFEISKKYKEPVLVSGTDGVGTKLKLAFELNRHDTVGIDLVAMSVNDILVQGAEPLFFLDYFACGKLDVAIATDVIKGIAQGCEQAGCALIGGETAEMPSMYPAGEYDLAGFAVGAVEKSKLIDGTKIAPGDVVLGLASSGAHSNGYSLVRKIIEVAKPDLEADFHGRKLADVLMQPTRIYVKPLLALMESMEVKGLVHITGGGLVENIPRVLQEHLTAELDGSSWTMPPLFQWLQQHGGVADAEMHRVFNCGIGMTVIVSAENADAAMAQLTAAGETVSRIGTIRARKDGEHQTIVV is encoded by the coding sequence ATGAGCCAACCTTCCAATGTATCCCTGTCCTACCGTGACGCCGGCGTCGATATCGACGCGGGCGATGCCTTAGTCGAAGCGATCAAGCCGTTTGCCAAGCGTACCCTGCGCGAAGGTGTCATGGGTGGCATCGGCGGCTTCGGCGCGTTGTTCGAGATCAGCAAGAAGTACAAGGAACCGGTGCTGGTGTCGGGCACGGACGGCGTGGGTACGAAGCTGAAGCTGGCTTTCGAGCTGAACCGTCATGACACGGTCGGCATCGACCTGGTGGCCATGAGCGTCAACGACATCCTGGTGCAGGGCGCCGAGCCGCTGTTCTTCCTCGACTATTTCGCCTGCGGCAAACTGGACGTGGCCATCGCCACGGACGTCATCAAGGGTATCGCACAGGGCTGCGAGCAGGCCGGCTGCGCGCTGATCGGCGGCGAGACGGCGGAGATGCCGAGCATGTACCCGGCCGGCGAATACGACCTGGCCGGCTTCGCCGTCGGCGCGGTGGAAAAATCGAAGCTGATCGACGGCACGAAGATCGCCCCGGGCGACGTCGTGCTGGGCCTGGCCTCGTCGGGCGCGCACTCGAACGGCTATTCGCTGGTGCGCAAGATCATCGAAGTGGCCAAGCCGGACCTGGAAGCGGACTTCCATGGCCGCAAGCTGGCCGACGTGCTGATGCAGCCGACCCGCATCTACGTCAAGCCGCTGCTGGCGCTGATGGAATCGATGGAAGTGAAGGGCCTGGTGCACATCACGGGCGGCGGCCTGGTGGAGAACATCCCGCGCGTGCTGCAGGAGCACCTGACGGCCGAGCTGGATGGTTCCTCGTGGACGATGCCGCCGCTGTTCCAGTGGCTGCAGCAGCACGGTGGCGTGGCGGACGCGGAAATGCACCGCGTCTTCAACTGCGGCATCGGCATGACCGTCATCGTCTCTGCTGAAAACGCGGATGCGGCGATGGCCCAGCTGACGGCCGCCGGCGAAACCGTCTCGCGCATCGGCACGATCCGTGCGCGCAAGGATGGCGAGCATCAGACGATCGTCGTCTGA
- the hda gene encoding DnaA regulatory inactivator Hda has product MKQLVLDLGAEPVLTLESFEVGRNAEVAALMRQFAERSSREHFAYLWGEIGAGKTHLLKALAATERARYISPFSIESEFVYSPDVDLYLLDDCEKLSPVAQIDAFALFNEIRANGAFMVCSGAVAPAVLPVREDLRTRMGWGLIYQLHGLSDAEKVAALSQAAASRGLTLSPGVLPYLLSHFRRDMRSLSSMLDSLDQYSLETQRPITLPLLREWLQAEAKD; this is encoded by the coding sequence ATGAAACAGCTGGTGCTGGACCTGGGCGCCGAGCCCGTGCTGACCCTCGAATCGTTCGAGGTGGGCCGCAATGCCGAGGTGGCGGCGCTGATGCGCCAGTTCGCCGAGCGCAGCTCGCGCGAGCATTTCGCTTACCTGTGGGGCGAGATCGGCGCCGGCAAGACGCACCTGCTCAAAGCCCTGGCCGCGACCGAGCGGGCCCGCTACATCTCGCCGTTTTCGATCGAATCGGAGTTCGTCTATTCGCCCGACGTCGACCTGTACCTGCTGGACGACTGCGAAAAGCTTTCGCCCGTGGCGCAGATCGACGCGTTCGCCCTGTTCAATGAAATCCGCGCGAACGGCGCTTTCATGGTCTGCAGCGGCGCCGTTGCGCCGGCCGTGCTGCCGGTGCGGGAAGACCTGCGCACGCGCATGGGCTGGGGCCTGATCTACCAGCTGCACGGCCTGTCGGACGCCGAAAAGGTGGCCGCGCTGTCGCAGGCGGCGGCCAGCCGTGGGCTGACGCTGTCGCCCGGCGTGTTACCCTATTTGCTGTCGCACTTCCGGCGTGACATGCGCTCGCTGTCCTCGATGCTGGACTCGCTGGACCAATATTCCCTTGAAACCCAACGCCCGATTACCCTGCCGCTGCTGCGCGAGTGGCTGCAGGCCGAGGCAAAAGACTGA
- a CDS encoding HAD family hydrolase — protein sequence MNLALFDLDHTLLPIDSDYEWGQFLCRVGAVDATEFARRNDAFFAQYQAATLDPVEYLEFALGTLAKLDPVRLAELQQQFMREVIGPNIRPAARALLQKHLDAGDLVAIVTATNHFVTAPIAQAFGVEHLIAAMPEIVDGRITGRLHGTPTQGHGKIVHTKAWLEGMGKTLDHFAAVYFYSDSHNDLPLMSIVTHPVATNPNAALTTHATAQGWPLLHLFND from the coding sequence ATGAACCTGGCCCTGTTCGACCTCGATCACACGCTGCTGCCCATCGATTCAGATTACGAATGGGGCCAGTTCCTGTGCCGCGTGGGCGCCGTCGATGCCACGGAGTTCGCGCGCCGCAACGACGCCTTTTTTGCCCAGTACCAGGCGGCCACGCTGGACCCGGTCGAGTACCTCGAATTCGCACTGGGCACCCTGGCAAAATTGGACCCGGTGCGCCTGGCCGAACTGCAGCAGCAGTTCATGCGCGAGGTGATCGGGCCCAACATCCGCCCGGCCGCGCGCGCGCTGCTGCAGAAGCACCTGGACGCCGGCGATCTGGTCGCCATCGTCACGGCGACGAACCATTTCGTCACCGCCCCGATCGCGCAGGCGTTCGGCGTCGAGCACCTGATCGCCGCGATGCCGGAAATCGTCGACGGACGCATCACGGGCCGGCTGCACGGCACGCCCACGCAGGGCCACGGCAAGATCGTCCACACCAAGGCGTGGCTGGAGGGGATGGGCAAGACGCTCGACCACTTCGCCGCCGTCTATTTCTACAGCGATTCGCACAACGACCTGCCGTTGATGTCGATCGTCACCCACCCCGTAGCGACCAACCCCAATGCCGCGCTGACGACTCACGCGACTGCGCAAGGCTGGCCTTTACTCCATCTATTCAATGATTAA